The genomic segment ATACCACTTGGCAGTCTATTCCCACTATCATCTGTGCCGTCCCACGAAATAGTAACAGTATGGTAAGGCTTCAGCCTTGCAAAAGATTTGACTAATCTACCTGCTAAGTCGTAAATACTCAATCTGACTTCTGACTTCTGTCCTCTGGTTTCTGGTAACTGATAACTGATAACTGTAGACTGACCGAATGGATTGGGTCGTATGTAGAGGTAAGGGCTACAAATTGGTAATGTAGTTGTCTCTTCTATTCCTGGAATAGTATAAATGAGACCCCATACTCGTTCTGTAGAGTATGGAGCGGGTGTAAATCTATACCATGTAATAAAGAATTCATCATCCGGTCCCTTTGCAATTGATGGTGCGTATTGGTCATAAGGCTGAATAGAGATTGGTATACCACCCGGGTCCAATACTTCACCACTCGTTGTCACTCTTGCACCATAAATGTCTGTATCCACATTACGCTGGTCACACCAGCACACTAAATAATTAGTGCCATCAAATGTAACTACTGGATACCATCTTGGTGCCATCCCTGAAGAGATAACAATTGCGTTAGGGTCTAAGACTTCGCCATCTATACTTACACGTGTCCCATGTATACCCCACTTCCCAGTGTATGGGTCATACCACGCCCATACAACTAAATAATTCTTACCATCAAAGCCGACTGCCGGATATCCTTTATTTCCTGTCTCAAGTGATATCCGCATGCCGTTATGGTCAAGAACCGTGCCTTGTAGACTAATTCTTGCACCGTAGATTTCAAAGTGTCTACCATCATCTCTACTATCATGCCATACTACTAAATAATTACTGGCCCCAAAAGCAACTTCAGTAAAACCACTACCACCCTGGTTGTATGGGACATGATGGGTAATATTAAGATGCGCAACAACATTACCCTCTGGGGTTACCATTGCACCGTAAACCTCACCTTCACACTCAGGGAAAAAATCAGCTGCATCGTCGTAGACTACAAGATACCTATCTTTACCAAAAGCTACCTTAGGATACCAGAGGTCAACACCAGTGAAATCAATAAGGATTCCAGCAGGATCCAATACTGCACCTCCTTGACTAACTCTTGCCCCATAAATGCTATAATAAAAGCCACTCCTAAAATCCATCCATACTGTTAGGTAATTCGTACCATCAAATGCTACACGTGCCCCATATTGCCAAGAGTGAGCAGTTGAAATAGGGATAGCAACTGTATCTAAGAATTCACCATATTGATTCATACGTTTACCGTAAATATCCCATTCAGTAGATATGCTCCTATAATCTTGCCATGCAGCAAAGTAATTTGTCCCATCCCATAAAACTGATGGCAGAATCTGGGTATTAGAAGCCCATGAAAAATTAATCCCTGCCAGGTCTAATACATCACCACCTACTGATATACGAGAGCCAAAAATATCGCTTGCACTCCCAATCCTAAATTTATCCCAAGCCACTAAGTAATTTATACCATCAAATGCTACACTCGGATTACGATTCATTGGATATGACTCAGCTTGTGTAATCCTAATACCTAAAGTGTCTAAAACAGTGCCATCGCCAGCTACCCTCGCAGCATAGATGTGTGGGTACCACTGATGGTCTCTGTCATCAGTCCACGCTATGAGATAATTAGTCCCATCAAATGCTACAACTGGCCCACTTTGGGAGTTAGGGGCAGTAGAGACAGGGATGCTGACAGTATCTAATACTACACCATCTTTGCTAACTCTAGCCCCATAAATATCAGGCCTGTACTGGTTAGTTTGGTCCTCCCACACAACCATATAGTTAGAGCCACCAAAAGCAACTGAAGGCCAGCAGCAAGGAGCGGGAGTAGTCTCAATAGGAATACCTACACTGTCAATCACAGTGCCAGCAGTTGTTACTCTCGTACAATAGATATCATAGTTGCCACTTCGTTTGTCCATCCACACAACTAAATAATTAGTGTCATCAAAGCTGACTCTCGGATTAGCTTGAATACTATTTGCTGATGATATAACAAAGCCATTAGGGTCTAACACTACACCTTCCTGGCTTACCCTTGCCCCATATACATCACTTGCATCCGGTATATACTTAGTCCAGGTCACTAAATAATTAGTGCCGTCAAATGCTACAGATGGTCGTCCCTGATACCCTTGGGCTACACATATCTCAATCCCATACGGGTCTAAGACTTGTCCATCCATGCTAACCCGTGCCCCATATATATCTCCATTATCGTTGCGTTTATCTCCCCATACTACAAGGTAATTACTACTACCAAAAGCAGCTGATGGGTTCACCTGTTCACCTGCTTCCATACAAATGACAATACCCGATGAGTCAAACTCTACTGCAGGCGAGACAATAACACCATAAATGTCACCGGGGTCAGGCTTACGGCGCTCATCTTTCCAGACCAGTAAATAATTGCCACCACCAAAACAGATATTCGCATACCCCTGGAAATTACCCTCAGGTATATATACAATTGGCGTATCAATCATAAACTCACCCGCTAAATCCGGATATCCCCACTGTATGTCACTTGTAAGAAAAGTTGCATCTCTTTTAGCTACTACAAGAATAGATTCAGGGCTCCTGTGTAAGTTATTAAGCCGAGGGATAGCAGTTACAATAAAGTTAAATGGAAATCGTACTCCACATACCGATAATAAAAGGATAAATAACATCATCGCACACCTCCTTAATG from the bacterium genome contains:
- a CDS encoding FlgD immunoglobulin-like domain containing protein; translated protein: MMLFILLLSVCGVRFPFNFIVTAIPRLNNLHRSPESILVVAKRDATFLTSDIQWGYPDLAGEFMIDTPIVYIPEGNFQGYANICFGGGNYLLVWKDERRKPDPGDIYGVIVSPAVEFDSSGIVICMEAGEQVNPSAAFGSSNYLVVWGDKRNDNGDIYGARVSMDGQVLDPYGIEICVAQGYQGRPSVAFDGTNYLVTWTKYIPDASDVYGARVSQEGVVLDPNGFVISSANSIQANPRVSFDDTNYLVVWMDKRSGNYDIYCTRVTTAGTVIDSVGIPIETTPAPCCWPSVAFGGSNYMVVWEDQTNQYRPDIYGARVSKDGVVLDTVSIPVSTAPNSQSGPVVAFDGTNYLIAWTDDRDHQWYPHIYAARVAGDGTVLDTLGIRITQAESYPMNRNPSVAFDGINYLVAWDKFRIGSASDIFGSRISVGGDVLDLAGINFSWASNTQILPSVLWDGTNYFAAWQDYRSISTEWDIYGKRMNQYGEFLDTVAIPISTAHSWQYGARVAFDGTNYLTVWMDFRSGFYYSIYGARVSQGGAVLDPAGILIDFTGVDLWYPKVAFGKDRYLVVYDDAADFFPECEGEVYGAMVTPEGNVVAHLNITHHVPYNQGGSGFTEVAFGASNYLVVWHDSRDDGRHFEIYGARISLQGTVLDHNGMRISLETGNKGYPAVGFDGKNYLVVWAWYDPYTGKWGIHGTRVSIDGEVLDPNAIVISSGMAPRWYPVVTFDGTNYLVCWCDQRNVDTDIYGARVTTSGEVLDPGGIPISIQPYDQYAPSIAKGPDDEFFITWYRFTPAPYSTERVWGLIYTIPGIEETTTLPICSPYLYIRPNPFGQSTVISYQLPETRGQKSEVRLSIYDLAGRLVKSFARLKPYHTVTISWDGTDDSGNRLPSGIYFCKLQVGDENLTKQVLLLR